GTCCTCCTTATAAGACACCTAGGAAGAGGCAAAACAAAGTTAATACTCCTAATATGAAGCTCTAATCTCATGTCTCATTTTCAGCAATGTTACTAAGAGAGGGTTTTCAGATTAAAAATCTATTATCCTCCATCAGTCAATGCATATAAAGGGTCGGTAGGCTGAGCCGTAAGGATGAATGGATCATTTTTTTAAGCTTCTGACAGAGACTATCAGGATCAGTTCTAAGAGAAGTAATGAGTCAGGGGGCTTCTATGGTGGTCTTTATTTCCACCCTGGGACAATTGGAGGGGCTGCCATAAGAGAAATAAGTCTCTAAGGAGGAGTTCACCTGTTGACAATGCTGATCAGTTCTTTtagtctctcctctcccttctgcctATCTGCTTCCCTTGCATCTGCATCTCTCCCTTTCAAGATGGGAatttcaaagtgctttttaaaCTCCTGAGCTGTTCCTGTCCAGATAAAGGAGAAAAAACAGGAGTTAAAAGCAGCCCTATCCTTGTTATCAATATTTTACTGAAAATTGGCAGTGCTATTTCAAACAATTACATTGTCCATTTCATTATTGTCAACATCACTGTTGTCccaaagcctttctcaactcatGTGTTATAAACATGTTTCAGCTACATGAGGCACAATTTCCAATCCCGAGGCACAAAAGAAACTAGTGTCAAACATTGCAGAAAAGCCCATCACTTCCATTGCCATTCCATGCCCTTCTCAAGATCTACCTTCGCTGAATTAACCTATTTCTGATACAGAGTACCTGAAATACAGACAGGCTTTCCACCACTGAACTGCCTAGAATGACAGACACAGTACTAATTTCTGTGACAAAACGGAGGGGCaatgacatgatagccctctaagtatttgaaaggttgtcacttggaggagggcaggatgctgtttctgttggctgcagaggaaaggacacgcagtaatggatttatactacaagtacaacgatataggctagatatcaggaaaaaatgtttcacagtcagagtagttcagcagtggaataggctgcctaaggaggtggtgagctccccctcactggcagtcttcaagcaaaggttggatacacacttttcttggatgctatgggctgaacctgcgttgagcaaggggttggactagatggcctgtgtggccccttccaactctatgattctatgattagtcaGCATGGTGAGAAAAATCGTCAATTCATTATGAAAATTTTCCTGATAAATTATCATGaaatctttcctccttttttgaaaTTCCAAAGGAAGTTGATTCCCCCAGATTTTCAAACAAAATGACAGGTCAATCTTCAGTAGAACAGGGTAATGCCATGTAGCTGTGTGCCTGTATGATATATAGAAGCTAGCACATATCCACATCCAGTCAACAGTGAGAAGCTGAGAGTTGGACTGCCTGTTGCCAATTCCTATTTTAGAAGATTATGCTGCTAAAGGTCCCaacctagaatcccagagttgacAAAATGTACTAGACTGAAGTATTCAAGGAGGTCATTCTGAATAGGAGTTCCTGAGATGAGCACCCGCCGTGCCGTGTTCAAGTTGTTGAGTGCCTGATATGTTTGGTTGTCTGAGTTCTTCAGCCTGTGGCCCTGAAAAACAAATTGTTGAACAAATTGTTGAACATGGCTCTCAGACAGAAAAGATTTTATTCATATACTGAACTGGAATAATGCATCTGTCTTACAATGGTAACTGGCAAGTATAAAAGCATGGTGATCTCCAATAACAAAACGGTAATGCACAATTATCTGGTGCTCTTCATAAACACATTAATCTGATTTCAGTATGTCCTTTATTAAAATGAGCTAAATCCACTGGGTGCCACTAATGCTCAGTGTAAGAAAGGCAAGAAGCAAATGCAGCTACAAAACAAGTATACAGAAAAGGGATTTTACTAGATTGTGTTGCTCCAAAAGGAAATTATGTTTCTTTCCTTAGGAAAATTAAAGCAGGAATTTGAAGATAATCTTTTATCCGCATTTGTGTTGTCAGAATCAAATGGCTAGCAATAGTTTcttaaagcagagagagagagtgcaaatTTTAATGATTTCCTTACAGTAGATGACCACTGCCCAAGTCACTGGAGAACTACAAGTTATCAGTGAATCGGTGAATATAAATAATTCCATTTGCTTCCTTTCATCAGTAAGCATGCCCATTCCAGAAGAATAGACACTACCTAGGGGCTGCCACCATACTGGCATACCTTAAACAGGGTGGGCTCCATTCTAAAGACACTGTGCCATTTGGCTTGAGCAGCCTTCTCTTTTCATCTCTGCAAGTGCCATCTTGAAAAGGGATTGAAAGAGGATGCCTACATGAATTCTCTTTTGGTCTCTGTCTTGCTAGGCAGGACTGGCTATCTACTTTCAAGGAAGCAGATAATAGAAGGTTTTGCTGTAGAAGCTTATGTTTCCACAGCAACATTAATAGGGCAGCCCACTCATCTAGTTTCTCCTTAGACTTAAGTCTGAGTCTATGAGAGTGAAAGGGAACAGTCATGAACAAGAGAAAAAGATTAACAGAAAAGAAAGTTGACTCAGTCCCACTCCATTTCTCATGTCTTTTAAGTGGCGAAGAGAGGGAAAAGAGTCCTAGGGGTGAAGAGAGGAGGATCTAGTGAGATCAGATGAGATGGCTGGAGAGATTCAAGAGTGGGTGACCAGTTCCCATAATTTGCAAGGCTGCTGGACAGTAGAGGCAGatacagaaatatttaaataatatgcTGATATCTGTCAACTACATCCTGTGTAGGTACCACAGTTTCACTGTTTTGCACTCCCACTATACTATGACTGTGTGTAAATTCTATTCTGATCAAGAGCAAGAGCTTGAAATTCATAGTTTACCAGTAAAGCAGGCACACAATCATATTCACAATGGCCACCTTTTTCTTTGATCTGAGGCTGCCACTGTAGGTCTGCCTACTTCAACAGCTTATTTTCCAAGTCCTTCACGATGTTCTTTGCCTTTGTTGTCCCACAATACCATGCTTTGTCCATTTCAGTAGTGATAACAGCAGGCTAGCAGTGAGCTTTCTTTTAGGCAAGGGTATAGCaaacaactggggaaggcactggcaaaccatcccgtattgagtctgccatgaaaacactagagggtatcaccccacgggtcagacatgacccggtgcttgcacaggggatacctttacctttatagcaaaCAACACCAAAATCACTCAGTGGTGAAAGAGTCCACTGTCTCAAGGCAGACTACCTGTTCCAAAAAGAAAGCTCTACAAATCTGTGGGATCCAACCCTCCCGTTAAGATCTCTGCTTGTCTGGCATCCAAGAAAACAATTATGACATCATAATGCAGCTTCACTTTGTGTGCTGTAAGCTTAGACAATACTTATCTGCATTGTGTAACTCTCAGGATATCTTCAGTGCAAATGTGTAATATAAAAATGGCCcactaaaataaatataatttaacaAGGAGCAACAGTAATTACTTATGACTACAATGGACAGTGAAACTGTTAGACAGGTGTAGGGAAGCAATGAAGTATTGTCTGTGCCTCAGCCTCACTTAATATAGAAGCAGCAACAAACCTTCCTGACCTCTATGGATCAAGGagatggggggagagaagggggataTCAACCGTCATGCCTGAATATATCAGTCATCTTCCACATACCTCATCGCATATGACCAGCCCAACAGTCCCTTTCTGTAGAACTTCAGCATGAAGGCGAAAAGTCTCATATGAAATTATCAAGATTGGAGAAGGAACTCTAAGGCCTCTCTGATTCATAAAGCCAGCTATTGGGAAGAATAAAGATAGTAGAGGGAAAAGTGAATGCATGTGAGAGCCAGGCAGAAGCATTAAGCAGCTTTGGAAGGAATTTGGAATAGTGTACATCCCGTATAAAAGCCCACTCCAAGTAAATTAATTTACCCACTGGAAAGTGACAATCTCATCCAGGGCCAACAGTCCGCCCAACACACATCTCATAACAGAACTTTGTCATTATCTGCTCCTCCGCACAAGTAATCCTTTAACTCTGTTTCTGTTCTGTGCAGATCCATAAAGATATTCTTAATTAAATTACTCAAGATGAATCACAATCATCAACTGACTGAGACCTGTTCATAGTCTTAATTTAATGTGAAACTAGTCAGCAGTGGATGCAATACCCTTTTCCAACAGCACATCACATCCACCTTTCATACCTAGCTTCTTGTTTATCTCTTCCTTGGAGCCTCCATCAATAGCCAGCGGCTCAATCCTTCCTGAGAGCCACTTGCCTACTTCATTGTACCAGTTTTTCACCAGGCTGGAAGGGGAGACCACGATTGCCTTGTCAATTTCAGGCTTGCAATCCGGACTCTGGCGCAAGAGCGTCCACATCAGAGTGATACACTGCAAGGTCTTACCGAGACCCATCTCATCTGCCATAATGCAGCCATGACTTCCAGGAATCCGATGGCCTGTGACACAATCCCACAGGAACTTCACCCCCTGcacaaaataatgtttttgttCAATCCAATAGATGAGAAAAGCCTCTAGAATACTCTTACAGGATTTACTGCTGTGTGTTCACATGCACTTTGGTGCTAAATATCCTGAAGCAAAATATTATGAATAGTAGCAGCTCTTTGGAACATAAAGGGCAAAACAAGAATGAAAACACGCACATACTTCTGAAATTAagcacatctgtaaaccgcccgtggcgccgcgggcgccacggactaaataaagcagtaaggggtcctggggcgggatgagtccgggatgaggaagggtccagattggacccttcctcatgacagacaatcggagggaccaatcggcaggcgcgaagcgcctgccgattggtccctccgattcccagccccaggaactgcgagccgcgcgcagcgcggctcgcagttgctcccggcctgacgcggcgagaggcgcgaagcgcctcttgccgcgtcaggccaccgcctgagggagcccccggcagtcgcgcggagcgcggctgccgggggctccctgtccggcggcctgacgcggcgagaggcgcgaagcgcctcccgccgcgtcaggccgccgcctgggggaacccaccgatgccttgaagaaaaaaaaagacctgcCGCTCGGACCGCGGCCTAGGGGAATCCCGcactcaaataaaaaaaaaaccgcgagaaccgccgctcggcccgccgcagggggactcccagactcaaaaacaacaaaaaaacggggagagaaccgccgctcggcccgccgcagggggactcccggacaCCGAGAAAACCAAAAACagagacgcgccgctccgaccgccgcctgggggaactcccggactcaaagagaaaaaaaacagcgagaaccgccgctcggcccgccgcagggggactcccagactaaaaaaaaacacaaaaaaccggggagagaaccgccgcgaAAAAGACGCCCTGCACGCCGCAAAggagcctccggagcgccctctcaaaggtaagccatccccgcctttcccacccccaccccgcccgtccctttccccggccgaaacacactcgctccgcacgtccttaccttcctcctgcccctccaacgcccttttctgccttcccgatagcgctgtggctaggccgcgcgtccttcacggccgccgccacagcactagactgaaccaggcatgcgcggactccggcgcatgcctggttcccttccccaacacagccctgccccacccctctaacacgcacgcgcgccatcccgctaccgcgccgccctccccgtcgcctcgctgcccaccacccctcagcctcgctactgcctcccccaggcccgcCATGGACACCGGGCCACACCCGACGACGAGACTTGCCCGCCTGCAATCGCGACTAGCCcgcctgccgcgccggcctcagcACCCTGGGTCCCTGCAAGGTCAGACGCTGCCGCCTTTCGCCTACCCTTACTTACCAGGCCCGCCCAGACTACTCCCGCCAGGGTGCCTATCATTGATCGGGATGGGTGGCTTCCTGTGCCCGCCTGTCTCCCTTGCccatactcccctttcaaagcccatttttacaaatgggctttttttactagtagtaGGTATAATGCCACTTTTATCCTGTCAGAGATATGCAAAAGCAGACAATACATGTTCAAGAAAAAGCACTCTCAGCAATGCACAGTGAATGTCTAATAGTGATTGTGAAAAAAAAGTCTCTGTATAATGTATTGTTCTAGCAGTAGCCAacaaggtcaggggtagtcaacctctggtcctccagatgtccatggactacaattcccatgagcccctgacagcaaacgatggcaggggctcatgggaattgtaatccatggacatctggaggaccagggattgactacccctgtacaagGTGACTTACTGTAACTCAGATACATTCCCCAGGCAGTTTAAGACAACATGGTCTTCAGATTCATGACATTTGTTCAGTCACATGTATTGTTGTTGTAGTTAATTTCTCACAACACTCACCTCTCTCTGATGAGGTCGTAAAATGCGACTAAGAACAGGATCCACCACAACATGAACGGGCACTTTTTCCCTTCAGGAATCAAACAGATCTGAGTAAGTACACTTGTCTAAATGTTGGTCTGAGAAAGGGATACAAAAGCCATTGTTGCCAACATGCAAACTTGTTTGCAAGAGACACTCTTATGATACAAGCATTTCCGGATTCAGAATCTACTAGGCCCAGGTCCAGTTAAAGGGCTGAAATTCAAAAGAGACTGACTACATTCAGGAACAGCCACCAAGAAAGGCATTAACATGTTCCGTTAACTCATGCCTGATTAGcttattttgctaatctgctttatgccaataaaggtattgtgtgggGATAAGATTGATCCACACTCCCATAGGTTTATACAAACATGAATAAAGGTATAGGCAGACAGAAGCTTTCCACTCCAATCACCTCTTTGAGTAACCAATGCACTTTTATATGATCTTGGTGTCTTCTGAATTAAATCAGCCTCTACAAACTAGGAGGCTTTCAAGCAGGGTTTTTCCAAGTGTGTTGGCCATGGAGAATAACCCAGGGTTTGTAACACACCCGCTATGCCACCCCATCTTTGCATTTCCATTCTGAGAAGCAACACTTGAACCAGAGTTACAGAAGTGGTAAAGAATCATTCATAATGAAAAGTAAGCTGAAATGATTAAGGACAATTAAAAGCAGCAGGCAAGAAGAGGATAGAAACGGGACAACTCACTTGTCTATTTTCAATTGGTCATGAGCACTCAGAGGTGGAGGTTCATACAGCACCAGAGCTCCTTCTTCAAAAGGATCATGGAGAGCATGCCTTACTCCTGCACGTTTGATACCCAATGCCCGAAAGCCCAAAGAGCCTGAAACATCACACAAAGGTAATCTTTATGTTGACCTTTCCAGAGATTATGCAGGATCATCAAATAACATCTTTCTCTTGACTACATGCAGTGATTGGATTGCAGTGATCACACCACTCCTGTCTTATATACCTACATTGGCTTCCAATTTCCTTTTAGGCACAATTCAGCATGCTGGTATTGACCCCGAAAGCCCTGTTCAGTATGGCTCCAATATACCTTAAGGACCACCTTCTCTCATATAAACTTACCACCTCACTCTAGACCCAtaccatctaaggcaggggtagtcaacctgtggtcctccagatgttcatggactacaattcccatgagcccctgtcagcaaatgctggcaggggctcatgggaattatagtctatgggtatctggaggaccacaggctgactacccctaatctaaggCTAGGCAAGACAGGGCCTTCTTTTTCATGGCACCAAAACATGGGAATTCTTGCCTTAGGAAGGTGATTAGTTTACCTTCCTCCGTCAATGTCTTTTGCcaggaaagcttgctgggtgaccttgggccagtcatacacagACAGCCTAGCCTACcaacagagttgttgtgaggataaaatagagaataaaataatatatgCCACGTTGAATCCCATTGGAGAGGAAGGGTGATGTATAaattaagtgaataaataaaaaaaatttaaaagtcaCTAAGTCATAAGTCAAAATCACTAAGTTATACACCCACATGCCACAACAAAGATAAAAATCTTATAGTAGAAAATAAAAGCTCCTGGTTTTACCTGTATAATTTGGAATGGGTACTTTGAAAGGTTTTGACAAAATGCTGCGGATAAAGGCTTCCTAAGGATTAAAAGTATGAAATGTTAATATCAGCCAACTCTTCCTCTATAAAACACAGGATATTGCAAGATATTACGCTAACAAAACAACCCATCAATCTTTTAGTGTCTTTGGACATtagtaaaatggatagcaaagagatatttatataccgccctcccctgagcctccggggagggcgatatataaatataataaataattgaaaTATCATTAGGaatggagggaaactccaccccctcaATTTGTTCTTTTCCCCTTAGTTTTCAGTTAGTTAGTTGGAGTTGAGTTGCAAtgaagttgtgttctgcagctcctgtgagtataTAAATTTATTCTCCTCCCCCCAGATTACAAAATACTTATACACTTCATTTTCTATGCTACTAAATTTAGGCAGAAGTTGATTCAACAAACATTTCTATCTTAATAATTTCAACATATGAAATGTACATGGAAAGGAAAAGTATCATGCCTATAGATACAGAACTTGGGTTTTCCAAAGCAGCTTGTGAGAAGTTTCAGTAATTAATACAATTGTACTATTTCTCCACAAGTCAACTACACCCAGCCTTCTGACAGTAATGCAGGAAACCACTTACATGTTCGCTACCATCTAGGCAGTGAGGTCTATTGGTTAACTGAGTCAAGGGCTTCCGAAAAGGTGACATATAACACTCTCTGGTCTCAGTTTTGCTGCCATGTTTCTGCCTCTTGGAAGTCTACAAAATAACAGCCACATTGAATGAATATACGGTGAACATAGGGCTGAGTGAACACATCAGACTAGCTAAAAAAGCAGATCATTTGACTACCCAAACacattgctttttttaaaagaaagttgaTATTCACTATCTGTTCAGCATGCCTTAAATAAGCTTTGAAGGACACTGCTTAGCTTGATAACAGCAAAATGCAAAATATACTCCAAAGTACATGATCTCATATTCCTTTAGTAACAAGATAGAAACATTGTTAAGATAGGAAGCTATAGAATATGTACAAACAAAAACATAAGGCAATAATGGCAAGTAGAAAACTTACTATCACTGGCATGCCACACCGAATTccacagaaaaagaaaggagacAAGTGATAGTTAAAGTTATTTCTGTTAGTCACAAAAAGAGACTAATCTGCAGAATACTAATGTAGCAATAAATTCTACTGAACATGACAGAGCTTACTTTTAAGGAAACAAACTCAAAACTGTGATTCTAAACATTTAAGAAGACTAAAGTTAGGTTTGATTAATCAACCACCACATAACAAAAGTAGCATGTTATACAGGCCCATGAACATGTTTTCAGATAAATACTAGGTGTCTGATCCTTTGAAGCTCACATTCCTTAACATACATTTAATATACTAGCCACCAATAAAATTCCAGTATCTAAGGACATTTTCCTCCCTACCAGCACCGCTTTACAAGGCTCCACAGGGTAAAAAGTATTTCATACAATGTATGAGAAGCAGGGAGAAAAAGAGTCAGAGCATGCTCATAGTTACTATCACCCCATTAACCACATGAAAGAGGAAAAATGGGTATAGGTGGCAGAACTTCTTGTATCTCAGTGCATTCGGAAATTGGGTTCGGTTTACAGGGCATGTTAAGACACTGCAGTTCAGGGAGAAGGGACAGTGCTCACTTCTTCTGGACGCCAGTCTTCATCATACCTACAGCCATCATCTCCCGGCTTCCTCTTTGCCAGCTGGCTGGGGGCCAGGCTTCTCCTCTGCAAGAAACCGAGACACAGGAGTTTCAGAACCGGCGCAGCTGCCAAGGgatccttcccccgccccctaTACAATAGCCTTACCATTTCCACCCAAGAGAGTCGACTCCCATCCGCGCACAGGTTCAAAGTTGTGCAAGAACAGCAGTGCCCAGCACCGGCCACAATTTGGGCAAAGAGGAAGATATTTACATCActaggggcgaggggggggggggaatataagcGGAGAAAGGCGAAAAGGGCGCCCACT
The nucleotide sequence above comes from Paroedura picta isolate Pp20150507F chromosome 4, Ppicta_v3.0, whole genome shotgun sequence. Encoded proteins:
- the RAD54L gene encoding DNA repair and recombination protein RAD54-like encodes the protein MRRSLAPSQLAKRKPGDDGCRYDEDWRPEETSKRQKHGSKTETRECYMSPFRKPLTQLTNRPHCLDGSEHEAFIRSILSKPFKVPIPNYTGSLGFRALGIKRAGVRHALHDPFEEGALVLYEPPPLSAHDQLKIDKEKVPVHVVVDPVLSRILRPHQREGVKFLWDCVTGHRIPGSHGCIMADEMGLGKTLQCITLMWTLLRQSPDCKPEIDKAIVVSPSSLVKNWYNEVGKWLSGRIEPLAIDGGSKEEINKKLAGFMNQRGLRVPSPILIISYETFRLHAEVLQKGTVGLVICDEGHRLKNSDNQTYQALNNLNTARRVLISGTPIQNDLLEYFSLVHFVNSGILGTAQEFKKHFEIPILKGRDADAREADRQKGEERLKELISIVNRCLIRRTSDILSKYLPVKIEQVVCCRLTPLQSELYKHFLKQAKPAEDLKDGKISVSSLSSITSLKKLCNHPALIYEKCVEEEEGFVGALELFPPGYNIKSLEPQLSGKMLVLDYILAVTRSTSNDKVVLVSNYTQTLDLFEKLCRTRRYLYVRLDGTMSIKKRAKIVERFNAVSSPEFIFMLSSKAGGCGLNLIGANRLVMFDPDWNPANDEQAMARVWRDGQKKTCYIYRLLSTGTIEEKIFQRQTHKKALSSCVVDEEQDVERHFSLGELKELFILNETTQSDTHDKIKCRRCVNGHQVRPPPEGSDCTSDLSQWNHCSEKRGLQDAVLKTAWDAAVTFAFYHHSHEEQRGIL